In a genomic window of Lepisosteus oculatus isolate fLepOcu1 chromosome 5, fLepOcu1.hap2, whole genome shotgun sequence:
- the mapk6 gene encoding mitogen-activated protein kinase 6: MAEKFESLMNIHGFDLGSRYMDLKPLGYGGNGLVFSAVDNDCDKRVAVKKIVLTDPQSVKHALREIKIIRRLDHDNIVKVFEILGPNGTQMTEDVGSLTELNSVYIVQEYMETDLCKLLEQGLLSEGHARLFMYQLLRGLKYIHSANVLHRDLKPANLFINTEDLVLKIGDFGLARIMDPHYSHKGHLSEGLVTKWYRSPRLLLSPNNYTKAIDMWAAGCIFAEMLTGKTLFAGAHELEQMQLILESIPVIHEEDRQELLSVIPVFIKNDMSEPQTPLVKLLRGVSAEALDFLEQILTFNPMDRLTAEEALAHPYMSIYSFPLDEPISSHPFHIEDEVDEILLMDESHSHVYNWDRYHDSQFSDQDWHLHSNHEADEVQRDPRAISDVTDEEEVQVDPRKYTDGDREKFLDDSTFDSLFPNEPSWQHEDHHENKYCDLECSHTCNYKAVSPSYLDNLVWRDSEVNHYYEPKLIIDLSNWKEQSREKADKKGKSKCEKNGLVKAQIALQEVSQQLAEKDKEKNKGFDFDSFIASTIKLSLQPEPSEVGLLNELNSSVSLIESKSSLSKSVSQEKEEKGIVNLAQLEGWVPNPWESQFDNVEVGEESCLIDEVCWDVRKDEQLEKENTYTSYLDRLFSKKEEAEVAEPEPTEDKVAEEKEVEEGFIGRNGEIVFNVQFESLALPGFDSSSDSPLKSIQATLTPSAVMCSPQIAHKTYSSILKHLN, from the exons ATGGCAGAGAAGTTTGAAAGCCTGATGAACATTCATGGCTTCGATCTGGGCTCCCGCTACATGGACTTGAAGCCGCTGGGATATGGTGGAAATGGTCTTGTGTTCTCCGCCGTGGACAATGACTGTGACAAAAGGGtggcagtaaaaaaaatagtccTCACTGACCCCCAGAGTGTGAAACATGCCTTACGGGAAATCAAAATCATCAGACGCCTCGACCACGACAACATCGTCAAGGTGTTCGAGATCCTAGGACCCAATGGAACACAGATGACGGAGGACGTGGGCTCTCTGACAGAGCTGAACTCCGTCTACATCGTCCAGGAGTACATGGAGACGGACCTGTGCAAGCTCCTGGAGCAAGGCCTGCTGTCCGAAGGGCACGCCAGGCTGTTCATGTATCAGCTGCTACGGGGTCTCAAGTACATCCATTCGGCCAATGTCCTGCACAGGGACCTCAAACCTGCCAACCTGTTCATCAACACTGAGGACCTGGTGCTGAAGATAGGAGATTTTGGTTTGGCAAGAATCATGGATCCCCATTATTCACATAAG gGTCACCTTTCCGAGGGATTGGTCACAAAATGGTACAGGTCTCCCCGTCTTCTGCTGTCTCCTAATAACTACACCAAAGCCATTGACATGTGGGCTGCGGGCTGCATCTTCGCAGAAATGCTGACTGGAAAAACTCTCTTTGCAG GTGCTCACGAGCTGGAGCAGATGCAGCTGATACTGGAATCTATCCCCGTTATCCATGAGGAGGACCGTCAGGAGCTGCTGAGTGTCATCCCCGTTTTCATCAAGAACGATATGTCTGAGCCACAGACCCCGCTGGTGAAGCTGCTGCGAGGTGTCAGTGCTGAAG CATTGGACTTTCTGGAGCAGATCCTGACTTTCAACCCCATGGACCGTCTGACTGCAGAAGAAGCCTTAGCCCACCCCTACATGAGCATCTACTCCTTCCCATTGGATGAGCCGATCTCTAGCCACCCCTTTCACATTGAGGATGAGGTGGATGAGATCCTGTTGATGGATGAAAGTCATAGCCATGTGTACAACTGGGACAG GTATCATGACAGCCAGTTCTCAGACCAAGACTGGCACCTTCACAGTAACCATGAAGCTGATGAGGTCCAGCGCGATCCCAGAGCCATTTCGGATGTAACGGATGAGGAAGAAGTACAGGTTGACCCACGCAAGTACACAGATGGGGACCGTGAGAAGTTCCTGGATGACTCTACCTTTGACTCTCTCTTCCCAAATGAGCCTTCCTGGCAACATGAGGATCACCATGAAAACAAGTACTGTGACCTGGAGTGTAGCCACACTTGTAACTATAAAGCTGTGTCCCCTTCTTACCTGGATAACCTGGTGTGGCGCGACAGTGAAGTCAACCACTACTATGAGCCCAAGCTCATCATAGATCTGTCCAACTGGAAAGAGCAGAGCAGGGAGAAGGCAGATAAGAAAGGTAAATCTAAATGTGAAAAGAATGGCCTGGTAAAGGctcagatagcactccaggaagTGTCCCAGCAACTGGCTGAGAAGGACAAAGAGAAGAACAAGGGCTTTGATTTCGATTCCTTTATAGCGAGCACCATCAAACTCAGTCTTCAGCCAGAGCCCTCCGAGGTGGGCCTCTTAAACGAACTGAACAGCTCTGTGTCCCTGATAGAATCCAAAAGCTCGTTGTCCAAGTCGGTCAGCcaggagaaagaggagaaagGGATAGTGAACCTGGCCCAGCTGGAGGGCTGGGTGCCCAACCCCTGGGAAAGCCAGTTTGACAACGTGGAGGTCGGGGAGGAGAGTTGCCTGATAGATGAGGTTTGCTGGGACGTGAGGAAAGACGAGCAGCTAGAGAAGGAAAATACCTACACCAGTTACTTGGACAGGCTTTTTAGTAAGAAAGAGGAGGCTGAGGTAGCAGAGCCAGAGCCTACAGAAGACAAGGTAGCGGAGGAGAAAGAGGTAGAGGAGGGCTTTATTGGAAGAAATGGGGAGATTGTCTTCAATGTGCAGTTTGAGTCCTTGGCTCTGCCTGGGTTTGACAGTTCTTCAGATTCACCACTTAAGTCTATACAGGCCACTTTAACGCCTTCAGCAGTGATGTGCTCCCCCCAGATAGCTCATAAAACATATAGCAGCATtctgaaacatttaaattaa